A single Pseudodesulfovibrio aespoeensis Aspo-2 DNA region contains:
- a CDS encoding EAL and HDOD domain-containing protein yields MDETTTYETIFIARQPVFNTHSETWGYLMLFRDSQDADRAVISDNSEATMNLVANLPLYGGLGGQNSRLLIHFTPADVIAGTPLAVPWSKTVIILEEQAEPSDALLAALRNFKSDGFELAVNNFEGKPGSERLAEMADLLMVDMADKDEADLAYVAARGRKLGITRLMAKRVESADDLARAREAGFTLFHGFFFKRPQTESGRKLTSSEVTRLKLFEIIEKDEPDFDSLAPAIEADVAISYRLLNFLNSASFSFAATITSIRQAVVLAGWKPIRNWLRLIILTDMAPSQKSLELSYLSAHRAKLFETAALGGGHEEESDKLFMLGLFSLLDALLDMKMKDIVNHLPVDDAIKEALCGEPNQYAPWLALAKAIESSDWDAVSATASTLDLLPGTVAVSYQHAFTWADSFFSSGNAEDPAQ; encoded by the coding sequence ATGGACGAGACCACCACCTACGAAACCATCTTCATCGCCCGACAGCCCGTCTTCAACACGCACAGCGAGACCTGGGGCTACCTGATGCTTTTCAGGGACAGCCAGGACGCTGACCGGGCCGTGATCTCGGACAACTCCGAGGCGACCATGAATCTCGTGGCCAACCTCCCCCTCTATGGCGGGTTGGGCGGCCAGAACTCCCGCCTGCTCATCCACTTCACCCCGGCGGATGTGATCGCCGGAACTCCCCTGGCCGTGCCCTGGAGCAAGACCGTCATCATCCTCGAAGAGCAGGCCGAGCCTTCCGACGCCCTGCTCGCGGCCCTCAGAAATTTCAAAAGCGACGGTTTTGAACTGGCGGTCAACAACTTCGAGGGCAAGCCCGGCAGCGAGCGGCTGGCCGAGATGGCCGACCTGCTCATGGTGGACATGGCCGACAAGGACGAGGCCGACCTCGCCTATGTCGCGGCCAGAGGCCGCAAGCTCGGCATCACCCGGCTGATGGCCAAGCGCGTGGAGAGCGCCGACGACCTCGCCAGAGCCAGGGAGGCGGGATTCACCCTGTTCCACGGCTTTTTCTTCAAACGCCCGCAGACCGAATCGGGCCGCAAGCTCACCTCCTCGGAGGTCACCCGGCTCAAGCTCTTCGAGATCATCGAGAAGGACGAACCCGATTTCGACTCCCTGGCCCCGGCCATCGAGGCGGACGTGGCCATCAGCTACCGGCTGCTCAACTTTCTCAACTCCGCCAGCTTCAGCTTTGCCGCCACCATCACCTCCATCAGGCAGGCCGTGGTCCTGGCCGGGTGGAAGCCCATCCGCAACTGGCTGCGCCTGATCATCCTGACCGACATGGCCCCCTCGCAGAAGAGCCTGGAGCTGTCCTACCTCTCGGCCCACCGGGCCAAGCTCTTCGAGACAGCGGCCCTGGGCGGCGGCCACGAGGAGGAATCGGACAAGCTCTTCATGCTCGGCCTCTTCTCCCTGCTCGACGCCCTGCTCGACATGAAGATGAAGGATATCGTCAACCACCTGCCCGTGGACGACGCCATCAAGGAAGCCCTGTGCGGCGAGCCCAACCAGTACGCGCCGTGGCTCGCCCTGGCCAAAGCCATCGAAAGCTCGGACTGGGACGCGGTCAGCGCCACGGCCAGCACCCTGGACCTGCTCCCCGGCACCGTGGCCGTCAGCTACCAGCACGCCTTTACCTGGGCCGACTCGTTCTTTTCATCCGGCAACGCGGAAGACCCTGCCCAATAA
- a CDS encoding amidohydrolase family protein, translating to MNRREFLAALGVVAAWSPWRIVPALAAPRIKAPAPVRDPILDPVHDPTRFVAGARYAVTGTLIRGDSGPPQPDMAVLVAHGRIEAILAATDPDRARAVASVPVLAVPGATILPGIVNCHVHGLHASNERRERYLVNGVTSIGDAASPLSALPLLLDSPSGRTATAACAGPMLCPPGGYPLTVHSPDHGLTVASPHQARERVRQLADAGVNTVKFAFEPGPNVRPWPLFDAATARAICDEARRLGLTTRCHVEDCGGLEPALDAGAQTVEHVPHRWITANGPCPVLTAGEHPEPVPHLLRLLERMAREKIIMTPTLDVLTRSLWNGPALFATVRAFAAMGGRIALGNDHPYRRTGAGMPLREMDLLRQAGLTMTAIIGAATRTSALACNLADRGAIEPGMAADLLLVRGDLAAGLHPLAAPLCVIKDGRIAAPLAGQG from the coding sequence ATGAACCGGCGTGAATTCCTGGCAGCCCTTGGCGTGGTGGCCGCGTGGAGTCCGTGGCGGATCGTCCCGGCCCTGGCCGCTCCACGCATCAAGGCCCCTGCTCCTGTCCGTGATCCGATTCTTGACCCCGTTCATGACCCTACCCGGTTCGTGGCCGGAGCGCGCTACGCCGTGACCGGCACGCTCATCCGGGGCGACAGCGGGCCGCCGCAGCCGGACATGGCCGTGCTGGTGGCCCATGGCCGCATCGAGGCGATCCTTGCGGCCACGGACCCGGACCGGGCCAGGGCCGTGGCCTCTGTCCCGGTTCTGGCCGTTCCGGGCGCGACCATCCTGCCCGGCATCGTCAACTGCCATGTCCATGGTCTCCACGCCTCGAACGAGCGCCGGGAACGCTACCTCGTCAACGGGGTGACCTCCATCGGCGATGCGGCCTCGCCCCTGTCCGCCCTGCCCCTGCTCCTCGATTCCCCATCCGGACGCACAGCCACGGCAGCCTGCGCCGGACCCATGCTCTGCCCGCCCGGCGGCTATCCCCTGACGGTCCACAGCCCTGACCACGGCCTGACCGTCGCCTCGCCGCATCAGGCCAGGGAGCGCGTCCGGCAATTGGCCGACGCCGGGGTCAACACGGTCAAGTTCGCCTTTGAGCCCGGTCCGAACGTCCGCCCGTGGCCCCTGTTCGACGCGGCCACGGCCCGCGCCATCTGCGACGAGGCGCGCAGGCTCGGCCTGACAACCCGCTGCCATGTGGAGGATTGCGGCGGACTGGAACCAGCCCTGGATGCCGGAGCCCAGACCGTGGAGCATGTCCCCCACCGCTGGATCACGGCGAACGGCCCTTGCCCGGTGCTGACTGCGGGCGAACACCCGGAGCCGGTCCCGCACCTCCTGCGCCTGCTTGAGCGCATGGCTCGCGAAAAGATCATCATGACCCCCACTCTCGACGTGCTGACGCGCTCCCTGTGGAACGGCCCGGCCCTGTTCGCCACGGTGCGCGCCTTTGCGGCCATGGGCGGCCGCATCGCCCTGGGCAACGACCACCCCTACCGGCGCACCGGGGCGGGCATGCCCCTGCGCGAGATGGATCTGCTGCGCCAGGCCGGGCTGACCATGACGGCAATCATCGGCGCGGCCACCCGGACCTCGGCCCTGGCCTGCAACCTCGCTGACCGGGGCGCCATCGAGCCGGGCATGGCCGCAGACCTGCTCCTGGTCCGCGGCGACCTCGCAGCTGGCCTGCACCCCCTGGCCGCGCCCCTGTGCGTGATCAAGGACGGCAGGATCGCCGCCCCGCTGGCCGGGCAAGGCTGA